A part of Herpetosiphon gulosus genomic DNA contains:
- a CDS encoding chloride channel protein → MMRQIGRWTGLAVIIGLAAGLASAFFLVSLAWVTSLQTNNWWLLLSLPLLGGLVAWLYQRFGTNVAAGNNLIIEQLHNPDSAGIPLRMAPLVLLGTLLTHLGGGSAGREGTAVQMGASLAARIGRWWRLPQAEWRLVVMMGISAGFSSVFGTPIAGTIFAMEVLAFGVLRYEALLPCLVAALVGDGVVRWLNVAHSHYHVASVPDLSMIWAILVVAGICFGLASSAFAIWTELVQTWSRRWLPNPILRAVVGGGLIVMISFLLNTRDYNGLSLPLLARAFEPQGVVPWAFALKLLLTGLTLGVGFKGGEVTPLFVIGATLGSTLAQLFGVPADLLAALGFIAVFAGAANTPIACVLMGVELFGSTLLGPLMLTTCIAYSVSGHRGIYAAQRVGWAKRQHLGYQTGKRLDQLDVD, encoded by the coding sequence ATGATGCGACAGATTGGGCGCTGGACAGGCTTAGCAGTGATTATAGGCCTTGCTGCTGGCCTTGCTAGCGCCTTTTTTTTAGTTAGTTTGGCTTGGGTGACCAGCCTGCAAACCAACAACTGGTGGTTATTGTTAAGTTTGCCGTTACTTGGTGGCTTGGTGGCGTGGCTCTATCAACGCTTTGGCACGAACGTGGCGGCTGGCAATAATCTGATCATCGAACAACTGCATAACCCTGATTCGGCTGGGATTCCCTTGCGCATGGCTCCCTTGGTACTGCTTGGAACCTTGCTAACCCATCTTGGTGGTGGTTCGGCTGGGCGCGAAGGTACGGCAGTGCAAATGGGGGCGAGTTTGGCGGCGCGAATTGGGCGTTGGTGGCGTTTACCCCAAGCTGAATGGCGTTTGGTCGTGATGATGGGCATCAGCGCAGGGTTTAGCAGCGTCTTTGGTACGCCGATTGCAGGCACGATTTTCGCCATGGAAGTGCTGGCATTTGGGGTTTTGCGCTATGAAGCATTATTGCCCTGTTTGGTAGCAGCCTTGGTTGGTGATGGGGTGGTACGTTGGCTGAATGTTGCTCATAGCCATTATCATGTGGCAAGTGTACCCGATTTGAGCATGATTTGGGCGATTTTAGTTGTAGCAGGAATTTGCTTTGGCTTAGCTAGCAGTGCCTTTGCGATCTGGACTGAATTGGTGCAAACATGGTCGCGCCGTTGGCTGCCCAACCCAATTTTGCGGGCAGTGGTTGGTGGCGGACTGATTGTCATGATTAGCTTTTTATTGAATACTCGTGATTACAATGGGCTAAGTTTGCCGCTGCTAGCCCGGGCTTTCGAGCCACAAGGCGTTGTGCCGTGGGCATTTGCGCTTAAATTATTGTTGACAGGCTTGACCTTGGGTGTGGGGTTTAAAGGTGGCGAAGTAACGCCATTATTTGTGATTGGCGCGACGCTTGGCTCTACGCTAGCCCAGCTTTTTGGTGTGCCTGCTGATCTGCTGGCGGCTTTGGGTTTTATTGCGGTGTTTGCTGGGGCAGCCAATACCCCGATTGCGTGTGTTTTGATGGGTGTTGAGTTGTTTGGCTCGACCTTGCTTGGACCCTTGATGCTGACAACCTGTATTGCTTACAGCGTTTCTGGGCATCGCGGGATTTATGCCGCGCAACGGGTTGGCTGGGCCAAACGCCAGCACTTGGGCTATCAAACAGGCAAACGGCTTGATCAACTGGATGTTGATTAA
- a CDS encoding class I SAM-dependent methyltransferase: MSWKSRVRPFIPKPVLQRYIAWRVANNQKTVRQRLFEQYGRYAEYTLTQRSLPELFPEGHQASIEVPVAAIVRDDTMEMPLAELLSLAGVTQISQPKTIFEFGTYMGATTRMMAQHSSPETNIYTLDLDVKTRNEYLRRNGYQFELSFTPGQHFHNTPEASKITQLWLGLEPFDFSQYYGQMDLVLVDADHSYPFVKADTEVALKLVRPGGVVVWDDYTWVDAHPECVGVTRCVNELAERLPIYRIKQTRLAIYRVPA, encoded by the coding sequence ATGTCGTGGAAAAGCCGAGTGCGGCCATTTATCCCCAAGCCCGTGTTGCAACGCTATATCGCTTGGCGGGTTGCCAATAATCAAAAAACCGTGCGCCAACGCCTATTTGAACAATATGGGCGTTACGCTGAATATACCCTGACTCAACGCTCGCTGCCTGAGCTGTTTCCCGAAGGTCACCAAGCTAGCATCGAAGTGCCAGTTGCCGCGATTGTGCGCGACGATACGATGGAAATGCCTTTGGCCGAATTGCTATCACTGGCAGGGGTGACCCAAATTAGCCAACCTAAAACGATTTTTGAATTTGGCACCTACATGGGCGCAACCACGCGCATGATGGCCCAGCATAGCAGCCCTGAAACCAACATCTACACCCTTGATCTTGATGTCAAGACTCGCAACGAGTATCTGCGGCGCAATGGCTATCAGTTTGAATTAAGCTTCACGCCAGGCCAGCATTTTCACAATACCCCTGAGGCCAGCAAAATCACCCAGCTTTGGCTTGGTTTAGAGCCATTCGATTTTAGCCAATATTATGGCCAAATGGATTTAGTGTTGGTTGATGCTGATCATTCGTATCCCTTCGTTAAGGCCGATACCGAGGTAGCATTAAAATTGGTACGGCCTGGCGGGGTGGTCGTTTGGGATGATTATACTTGGGTCGATGCACACCCTGAGTGTGTTGGGGTAACTCGCTGCGTTAATGAATTAGCTGAGCGCTTGCCGATTTATCGCATCAAACAAACTCGTTTAGCGATCTATCGAGTGCCTGCATGA
- a CDS encoding tetratricopeptide repeat protein translates to MQTEHSDLLPRYTTALIGRDAETAEIGALLAQGQRLISLVGASGAGKTRLAVVCARLYADQFVGGCFFVSLVPIRAAGLVLATVAESLGIAPTTDQPLLTTIAAHFPHQPSLLILDNIDHVVEAASDVQALVMAVPQLTILVTSQVALNVAAETIYRVPLLSVPAEDARLSASEILQYGAVQLFSERLRRLQPMLKVDQPQAQAIAEMCRLVQGLPLAVELVASHSRSLPPSDLVRMVRHHLRLGAAMIDKNSTMQRKEILWPVLDWCYRLLSPTLQILFIRLGIFRGSWTLESAEAICAGIPDVPINVVEGLQTLVDKSLVQLETLPNGDHRYLMLDAVHAYAEGRLQRRREANHLQRLYSSYFTHLAESAEKPLLGAEQPLWMARLQSDIYNLRSVLDWAVEQHPATALRIAGSLWLFWFTKGYAQEARIWIRQAWRREHEIEPVVRAKAAIAAGICAQYFADHADATLWYERGQALFKQVGDTFGETRALHNLSSLAYQQRYYQKAIELGEDVVARWQAMDDRSGEAAALSNLASSYTGLGRFDDAERCYQQSLQLNRSLGNQVGIILCQSARGWLACAIDDLALAQEALEESLNLALQNDARNLIPGSQSALARVWYKQGQIQRAFELLRPVFDMQAQLQNLEQSGEEMITLAAVLAEHYPALAQPALEFAERMQDPYNEELQPDPAMLGFFTQTAERVNYFAGQAAATSTLPAISEFLDLVDQTVDPRVLG, encoded by the coding sequence ATGCAGACAGAACATTCCGATCTCCTTCCACGTTACACCACTGCTCTAATTGGGCGTGATGCTGAAACTGCTGAAATTGGCGCTTTATTGGCGCAAGGTCAGCGGTTAATTAGTTTAGTTGGGGCAAGCGGCGCGGGCAAAACCCGTTTAGCGGTTGTTTGTGCCCGTTTATATGCCGACCAGTTTGTTGGAGGCTGTTTTTTTGTGTCGTTGGTACCGATTCGCGCTGCGGGTTTGGTGCTGGCAACGGTTGCCGAAAGCCTCGGTATCGCTCCCACCACCGATCAACCATTGCTGACCACGATTGCCGCTCATTTTCCACATCAACCTAGCTTGTTAATTCTCGATAATATTGATCATGTGGTTGAGGCTGCTTCTGATGTCCAAGCATTAGTTATGGCTGTGCCGCAATTAACGATCTTGGTCACCAGCCAAGTTGCGCTGAATGTGGCTGCTGAAACGATTTATCGGGTGCCATTATTGAGCGTGCCTGCCGAAGATGCTCGTTTGAGTGCCAGCGAAATTTTGCAATATGGCGCGGTTCAATTATTCAGCGAACGCTTGCGACGCTTGCAGCCAATGCTCAAAGTCGATCAACCACAGGCTCAAGCGATAGCCGAAATGTGCCGTTTGGTGCAGGGCTTGCCGTTGGCCGTCGAGCTAGTTGCCAGCCATAGTCGCAGTTTGCCACCCTCGGATTTAGTGCGAATGGTGCGGCATCACTTGCGTTTAGGTGCGGCCATGATCGACAAAAATAGCACCATGCAACGCAAAGAAATTTTGTGGCCAGTGCTCGATTGGTGCTATCGCCTGCTTTCGCCAACGCTACAAATTTTGTTTATTCGCTTGGGGATTTTTCGCGGCAGTTGGACGCTCGAATCGGCGGAAGCGATCTGCGCGGGAATTCCCGATGTGCCGATCAATGTGGTCGAAGGATTACAGACCTTGGTCGATAAATCGTTGGTGCAGCTTGAAACCTTGCCCAACGGCGACCATCGCTATCTGATGCTTGATGCAGTGCATGCCTATGCCGAGGGTCGTTTACAACGTCGCCGTGAAGCTAACCACCTGCAACGTTTGTATAGCTCGTACTTTACCCATTTGGCTGAGAGTGCCGAAAAACCCTTGCTCGGAGCCGAGCAGCCGTTGTGGATGGCCCGCTTGCAGAGTGATATTTACAACTTGCGCTCAGTGCTCGATTGGGCGGTTGAGCAACATCCAGCCACAGCTTTGCGAATTGCTGGCTCGTTGTGGTTGTTTTGGTTTACCAAAGGCTATGCCCAAGAAGCTCGCATTTGGATTCGCCAAGCATGGCGGCGTGAACATGAAATTGAGCCTGTTGTGCGGGCAAAAGCAGCGATTGCCGCAGGCATTTGTGCCCAATATTTTGCCGATCATGCTGATGCTACCTTGTGGTATGAGCGTGGTCAAGCCTTGTTCAAGCAAGTTGGCGATACTTTTGGCGAAACACGGGCTTTACATAATTTGTCATCATTAGCCTATCAACAACGCTACTATCAAAAAGCAATTGAGCTTGGTGAGGATGTGGTGGCCCGTTGGCAAGCGATGGATGATCGTTCGGGCGAAGCTGCCGCCTTGAGTAATTTGGCCAGTTCCTACACTGGTTTGGGGCGTTTCGATGATGCTGAACGGTGCTATCAACAAAGCCTGCAACTCAACCGTAGTCTTGGCAATCAAGTTGGCATTATTCTCTGTCAGAGTGCCCGTGGCTGGCTCGCTTGTGCCATTGATGATTTAGCATTAGCCCAAGAGGCACTTGAAGAATCGCTCAACCTGGCCTTGCAAAACGATGCACGTAACTTAATCCCTGGTTCGCAAAGTGCATTAGCCCGAGTTTGGTATAAACAGGGCCAGATCCAACGTGCTTTCGAGCTTTTGCGGCCTGTTTTTGATATGCAAGCCCAATTGCAAAATTTGGAGCAATCGGGCGAAGAAATGATAACCCTCGCCGCTGTTTTGGCTGAGCACTATCCGGCTTTAGCTCAACCAGCGCTTGAGTTTGCTGAACGTATGCAAGACCCCTATAATGAGGAACTTCAGCCAGATCCGGCGATGCTAGGCTTTTTCACTCAAACTGCTGAGCGGGTAAACTATTTTGCAGGGCAAGCTGCGGCTACATCAACGCTACCAGCAATTAGCGAATTTCTCGATTTAGTCGATCAAACGGTTGATCCACGAGTGTTAGGGTAA
- a CDS encoding glycosyltransferase family 9 protein, whose amino-acid sequence MADPNQISFLVRVQRRLRYDWQSKFLPRWWHLNLHLRKPTIRRVLGFGGGLGDQLLCTAIFRALREHGEADLWMQTNNPELFAHNPDIAGIIPVMPYYFKIIEQHGLPFKRLNYTTHIKEQARDLPPQQHLITNMASVLGIDYPVGVRPYLHLTEAERTQHIISKPYIAVQSSILAARYPIATKEWYPERMQIVVNELAKRFTIVQLGMPSDPKLEHVIDLRGKASIRESAAILQAAQLFIGFVGFQMHLARAVDCRSVIIFGGREAPFQSGYSCNSNLYTPLNCAPCWLWENCPIERQCMQEITPAMVLAAVEEQLALVGQPLKIDYIQPRPAHELIELEIHCA is encoded by the coding sequence GTGGCAGATCCAAACCAAATCTCATTTTTAGTGCGAGTTCAACGCCGCCTGCGCTACGATTGGCAAAGCAAATTTTTGCCACGCTGGTGGCATTTAAATCTGCATCTGCGCAAACCGACAATCCGACGAGTGTTAGGGTTTGGCGGTGGCCTCGGCGATCAATTGTTATGCACAGCAATTTTTCGGGCATTGCGCGAACATGGCGAAGCCGATCTTTGGATGCAAACCAATAATCCGGAGTTATTTGCACATAATCCCGATATTGCTGGCATTATTCCGGTGATGCCTTACTATTTTAAAATCATTGAACAGCATGGCTTACCCTTCAAGCGGCTCAATTATACGACCCATATTAAAGAGCAAGCCCGCGATTTACCACCACAACAGCATCTGATTACCAATATGGCTTCAGTTTTAGGCATTGATTATCCGGTGGGCGTGCGGCCTTATCTGCATTTAACTGAAGCTGAACGTACTCAACATATTATTTCCAAGCCGTATATTGCGGTGCAAAGCTCAATTTTGGCAGCACGCTATCCAATCGCAACCAAAGAGTGGTATCCCGAACGCATGCAAATTGTGGTTAACGAATTAGCCAAACGCTTTACAATTGTGCAACTTGGCATGCCCAGCGATCCCAAACTTGAGCATGTGATCGATCTGCGGGGCAAAGCCAGCATCCGTGAATCGGCAGCAATTTTGCAGGCCGCCCAGCTCTTTATTGGCTTTGTCGGCTTTCAAATGCACTTGGCACGGGCGGTCGATTGCCGCTCGGTGATTATTTTTGGTGGTCGTGAAGCGCCATTTCAATCGGGCTATAGCTGCAACAGCAATTTGTACACGCCATTAAATTGTGCACCTTGTTGGCTCTGGGAGAATTGCCCAATCGAGCGCCAATGTATGCAGGAAATTACGCCAGCAATGGTCTTGGCGGCAGTTGAGGAGCAATTAGCTTTGGTTGGGCAGCCGTTGAAGATCGATTATATCCAGCCACGCCCAGCCCATGAATTGATCGAATTGGAGATTCATTGTGCATGA
- the rfaE1 gene encoding D-glycero-beta-D-manno-heptose-7-phosphate kinase, with the protein MHELTATLAKLSQQRVLIVGDVMLDEYIWGDVTRISPEAPVPIVNVRSRSYRPGGASNVAASIAALNAQVLLGGVIGDDLAGQQLKLALQQAGVAESSGLINAQRPTTLKTRIIAHNQQMLRYDSEVSTPLDPTSEAALCTWVDQQIANYQVCILSDYAKGVLTERVCQHVIQQARQYNIPVVVDPKGINYRRYAQASVITPNLQETQVVTGLSLQTLEQLQQAADQLLELLQGAALIITRSADGMALYRNDHAPVFLPTHARNVYDVTGAGDTVVAILALALASGSSLEQAMQLANLAAGIVVGKVGTATVDLAELSQAVTSLYL; encoded by the coding sequence GTGCATGAATTAACTGCTACGCTGGCAAAATTAAGCCAACAACGGGTCTTAATTGTTGGCGATGTCATGCTCGATGAATATATTTGGGGTGATGTTACTCGCATTTCGCCCGAAGCGCCAGTGCCGATCGTCAATGTGCGTTCGCGCAGCTATCGGCCAGGCGGAGCTAGCAATGTGGCCGCCAGCATTGCCGCGCTCAATGCCCAAGTGCTGCTCGGTGGGGTGATCGGCGATGATTTGGCGGGCCAGCAGCTCAAACTTGCCCTGCAACAGGCGGGCGTTGCCGAAAGCAGCGGCTTGATCAATGCTCAACGCCCAACTACGCTCAAAACCCGCATCATCGCCCATAACCAACAGATGTTGCGCTATGATAGCGAGGTCAGCACGCCGCTTGATCCAACCAGCGAAGCAGCGCTTTGTACTTGGGTCGATCAACAGATTGCCAATTATCAGGTTTGCATTCTTTCGGATTATGCCAAGGGTGTACTGACCGAGCGGGTTTGTCAGCATGTAATTCAACAAGCACGGCAATATAACATTCCGGTAGTGGTTGATCCTAAGGGGATTAATTATCGGCGGTATGCCCAAGCCAGCGTTATTACGCCTAATCTGCAAGAAACCCAAGTTGTCACTGGACTAAGCTTACAAACGCTTGAACAATTGCAGCAGGCAGCCGATCAATTATTAGAGTTGCTGCAAGGCGCAGCGCTGATCATTACCCGCAGCGCTGATGGAATGGCACTCTATCGCAACGACCATGCTCCAGTCTTTTTGCCAACCCATGCTCGCAACGTCTACGATGTAACCGGAGCAGGCGATACGGTTGTGGCAATTTTGGCTTTGGCACTGGCCAGTGGCAGCAGTTTAGAGCAGGCCATGCAATTGGCCAATCTGGCAGCCGGAATTGTGGTGGGCAAAGTTGGCACAGCTACCGTCGATCTGGCCGAATTATCGCAAGCAGTTACCAGTCTTTATTTGTAA
- a CDS encoding class I SAM-dependent methyltransferase, with protein MTKYIARTRQIVWKNYLRALPALKTVSRALGIETAARSAMRTILPKIQAKRTSKWAWASETSKCRARLDPFCVGYGLDLGFGGDPINPRAVRVDLPQPYTAVGQYPVQLGGDADHLYWFADNVIDYIYSSHLLEDFDDTKAALKEWLRVLKVGGRLVIFCPDEQRFRVHCQKTGQPYNPHHKHAHFSLEFVKGLLRELGQTKFIHENPDVDIYSWELVCEKIEA; from the coding sequence ATGACTAAATATATTGCTCGCACACGCCAAATTGTTTGGAAAAATTATCTGCGGGCTTTGCCAGCATTAAAAACTGTCAGCCGAGCCTTAGGCATCGAAACTGCTGCGCGTTCAGCGATGCGCACCATTTTGCCCAAAATTCAGGCTAAACGTACTAGTAAATGGGCTTGGGCCAGCGAAACATCAAAATGTCGTGCCCGACTTGATCCATTTTGTGTCGGTTATGGCTTAGATTTGGGCTTTGGTGGCGACCCAATTAATCCTCGGGCGGTGCGGGTCGATTTGCCACAACCCTATACTGCGGTCGGCCAATATCCGGTGCAATTGGGCGGCGATGCCGATCATTTATATTGGTTCGCCGACAATGTGATCGATTATATTTATTCGTCGCATTTGCTCGAAGATTTCGACGATACCAAAGCTGCATTAAAAGAATGGTTACGGGTATTAAAAGTTGGTGGTCGTTTGGTAATTTTCTGTCCCGATGAACAACGATTTCGAGTACATTGCCAAAAAACTGGTCAGCCCTACAATCCTCATCACAAGCATGCCCATTTCTCGTTAGAGTTTGTTAAAGGCTTATTGCGTGAATTAGGCCAAACCAAATTTATTCATGAAAACCCCGATGTTGATATTTATTCGTGGGAACTGGTGTGCGAGAAAATTGAGGCCTAG
- a CDS encoding glycosyltransferase family 4 protein gives MRRRLWFVSDSTALGGAEGYLETLLLNTDQQQFELGLLLPPRPATQSLIDRAKAHGASIATLDVVHDHGLSLQAINQAARLFRQLRPDIVHFVVPSPRRAAELVLGAALARVPRRVITFQLVTPIPRFNWLSHHLRLLNRRWQYATLHAGIAVSQGNAQLLLEQFGFPKRRLHTIYNAVDSQRWQPQPRDSATRKAWQIPTDVPLLGVVGRLSRQKGHQILFDALPTLWQAQPNLHVALIGEGDLADELRQAAQQLPKPNQVHFVGQQANMPAALAALDVFVLPSLYEGLSFALLEAMASGQAIVASSTDGTREAISAGVQGLLVEPGQSAALAQAIGRMLSDQALNQACRQAARQRIQQQFELQTMLQRTFELYSL, from the coding sequence ATGAGACGGCGACTCTGGTTTGTTAGCGATAGCACAGCGCTTGGCGGAGCCGAGGGCTATTTAGAAACGCTGTTGCTGAATACTGATCAACAGCAGTTTGAGCTTGGTTTGCTGCTGCCGCCGCGCCCAGCCACCCAATCCTTGATCGATCGAGCCAAAGCCCATGGGGCGAGCATCGCAACCTTGGATGTGGTGCACGACCATGGCTTATCGTTGCAAGCAATTAATCAAGCGGCGCGGCTTTTTCGCCAATTACGGCCTGATATTGTGCATTTCGTTGTGCCTTCGCCGCGCCGCGCTGCTGAATTGGTATTGGGTGCAGCCTTAGCGCGAGTGCCACGCCGAGTTATCACCTTCCAATTGGTAACGCCAATTCCTCGCTTCAATTGGCTTTCACACCATTTGCGCTTGCTCAATCGGCGTTGGCAATACGCCACCTTACACGCTGGCATCGCGGTTTCACAAGGCAATGCTCAATTATTGCTTGAGCAATTTGGCTTTCCCAAACGGCGTTTGCACACAATTTATAATGCAGTTGATAGCCAACGCTGGCAACCGCAACCACGCGATTCAGCAACTCGCAAAGCATGGCAGATTCCCACCGATGTGCCACTTTTAGGCGTGGTGGGACGTTTGAGTCGCCAAAAAGGCCATCAAATATTATTCGATGCCTTACCAACGCTGTGGCAAGCGCAGCCAAACCTGCATGTCGCATTAATTGGTGAGGGCGATTTAGCTGACGAATTACGCCAAGCCGCCCAACAACTACCCAAGCCAAATCAAGTTCATTTTGTTGGCCAGCAGGCCAATATGCCTGCCGCTTTGGCTGCGCTTGATGTCTTTGTCTTGCCATCGCTTTACGAAGGCTTATCGTTTGCCTTGCTCGAAGCCATGGCCAGTGGGCAAGCAATTGTCGCCAGCAGCACCGACGGCACGCGCGAAGCAATTAGCGCTGGAGTTCAAGGCCTACTAGTTGAGCCAGGCCAAAGTGCTGCGCTAGCGCAAGCAATCGGGCGCATGCTCAGCGATCAAGCATTAAACCAAGCCTGCCGCCAAGCCGCCCGCCAACGCATTCAACAACAATTTGAGTTGCAAACGATGTTGCAACGTACTTTTGAGTTGTATAGCCTGTAG
- a CDS encoding TROVE domain-containing protein, protein MNTVRRLFARTPDAANGLNHEGFPTYQRSLAERYVQNLLTNTIGSTFYASQGTNYGLALELHQTMLAHDPLFAAKALVYAREQGTMRLQPIIGLVVLSTVDLGLFRQIFNRIILTPGDLQDFVQIVRSRQLRPGMGRAIKQTINAWLLNLSEYHAIKYGGTNAGSMTLRDVLRLTRPQPVDDRTHALFSYLIDRERWRKTWAEQVPTLLPQIAAVEQLKRTSDPTEQRALVEAGRLPYEIVTGTGKPDLAMWRTLIEQMPYFALLRNLASLQRAGVFHDAAMVEYVVGRLSDLEALRRAKILPFRLHAAWLAFTPLSEQEKLIQQTLEQMLEMAFINMPEIPGRVVVAPDVSGSMGGQINPKSRVRYVDIAGIFAGSLYRSNPTAQLLPFNTSIVQMETWRETKLMWVTKQITAKLGGGTAVSAPISYLYDRREVVDVVIAITDNEEWARDSYGGTSFVSVWRKYLAEVNPKAQAFLITIAPYPHAVAPPEEPNVSFIFGWAEHVPAYIAQSLLGYADQLSAIEQIAL, encoded by the coding sequence ATGAACACTGTTCGCCGCCTGTTTGCTCGCACGCCTGATGCAGCTAATGGGCTTAACCACGAGGGCTTTCCCACCTATCAACGCAGTTTGGCTGAACGTTATGTGCAAAACTTGTTGACCAATACGATTGGCTCGACCTTTTATGCCTCGCAAGGTACCAATTATGGCTTGGCCTTGGAGTTGCACCAAACGATGTTAGCCCATGACCCACTATTTGCTGCGAAAGCCTTGGTGTATGCTCGCGAACAAGGAACCATGCGCCTTCAGCCAATTATCGGTTTGGTTGTGCTATCAACCGTCGATTTGGGCTTATTTCGCCAAATTTTCAACCGAATTATTCTAACGCCAGGCGATTTGCAAGATTTTGTACAAATTGTGCGTTCGCGCCAGCTTCGGCCTGGCATGGGCCGCGCAATCAAGCAAACAATCAATGCTTGGTTGCTTAACTTGAGCGAATATCACGCAATTAAATATGGCGGCACGAACGCAGGCAGTATGACCCTGCGCGATGTGCTGCGCCTAACTCGCCCGCAACCTGTCGATGATCGCACTCATGCCTTGTTTAGCTATTTGATCGATCGCGAACGCTGGCGCAAAACTTGGGCCGAACAAGTGCCTACCCTGTTGCCGCAAATCGCGGCGGTCGAGCAACTTAAACGCACGAGCGATCCGACCGAGCAGCGAGCGTTGGTTGAGGCTGGTCGTCTGCCCTACGAAATTGTCACGGGTACTGGCAAGCCAGATTTGGCAATGTGGCGAACGTTGATCGAGCAAATGCCCTATTTTGCCTTGCTGCGCAATTTGGCCAGTTTGCAACGGGCTGGTGTGTTCCACGATGCGGCGATGGTTGAATATGTGGTTGGCCGTTTGAGTGACCTTGAGGCCTTGCGCCGCGCCAAGATTTTGCCCTTTCGTTTGCACGCCGCTTGGTTGGCCTTCACGCCATTGAGCGAGCAGGAAAAGCTGATTCAGCAAACCCTTGAGCAGATGCTCGAAATGGCCTTTATCAACATGCCCGAAATTCCTGGGCGAGTGGTAGTTGCCCCAGATGTTTCTGGCTCGATGGGCGGGCAAATCAACCCTAAATCGCGGGTACGCTATGTTGATATTGCTGGCATTTTCGCTGGCTCGCTCTATCGCAGCAACCCAACCGCCCAACTATTGCCGTTTAATACCAGCATTGTTCAGATGGAGACTTGGCGCGAAACCAAGCTGATGTGGGTTACAAAGCAGATTACGGCCAAACTTGGTGGTGGCACAGCGGTTTCCGCCCCAATTTCCTACTTGTACGATCGCCGTGAGGTGGTCGATGTGGTGATTGCGATTACCGACAATGAAGAATGGGCACGCGATAGCTATGGTGGCACGAGTTTCGTCAGCGTTTGGCGTAAATATCTGGCCGAGGTTAACCCTAAGGCTCAAGCATTTTTGATCACGATTGCGCCCTACCCGCACGCGGTTGCCCCGCCCGAAGAGCCAAATGTGAGCTTTATTTTTGGTTGGGCCGAACATGTGCCCGCCTATATTGCCCAAAGCCTGCTTGGTTACGCCGATCAGCTTAGCGCGATCGAACAAATTGCGCTGTGA